The proteins below are encoded in one region of Campylobacter rectus:
- a CDS encoding DUF2130 domain-containing protein produces MQSSVKCGNCGAEVDVNLALKTELELEMKQKMAAARREFDKEIEIKRAEYKAHLDALNAKEKEFDAKFAAALNAKKTELENEIKAKIESENLNIVNALKTELEAKSKQINELNLKTLEIEKLKREKSEFESALMAKTEAELSKRLNEEKERLGKALAEQNELKFKQKDEQLEALKKQLNEAQRRIEQGSEQLQGETQELAIEAWLREKFVFDTIDEVKKGANGADVMQIVNTREVQNCGKIYYESKRTKNFSNEWIEKFKADMRASGADVGVLVSEARPRELERMGLVDGVWVCNYEEFKALCFVLRQGVVELNFARNSAQNRSNKMEMLYSYLVSNEFKMRIEAIVEGFSAMSEELEREKNAMKRIWKSREKQIEKVRDNAIEMFGSIKGIAGNAIGEIKTLELGFDAGEEE; encoded by the coding sequence ATGCAAAGTAGCGTAAAATGCGGTAACTGCGGCGCTGAAGTCGATGTAAATTTGGCTCTAAAAACCGAGCTTGAGCTTGAAATGAAGCAAAAAATGGCGGCGGCTAGGCGAGAATTTGATAAAGAGATCGAGATTAAAAGGGCCGAATACAAGGCGCATTTAGACGCTTTAAACGCGAAGGAAAAAGAATTTGACGCTAAATTTGCCGCAGCCCTAAACGCTAAAAAAACCGAGCTTGAAAACGAGATAAAAGCAAAAATCGAGAGCGAAAATTTAAATATAGTAAACGCCCTAAAAACCGAGCTTGAAGCCAAGTCAAAGCAGATAAACGAACTAAATTTAAAGACGCTTGAGATAGAAAAGCTAAAACGCGAAAAGAGCGAGTTTGAAAGCGCGCTGATGGCTAAAACCGAGGCAGAGCTAAGCAAGCGCCTAAATGAGGAAAAAGAGCGGCTGGGCAAGGCTTTGGCCGAGCAAAACGAGTTAAAATTTAAGCAAAAAGACGAGCAGCTAGAAGCACTAAAAAAGCAGCTAAACGAGGCACAAAGGCGCATAGAGCAGGGCAGCGAGCAGCTACAAGGCGAGACGCAAGAGCTCGCCATCGAAGCGTGGCTACGCGAGAAGTTCGTATTTGACACCATAGACGAGGTCAAAAAGGGGGCAAACGGCGCGGACGTGATGCAGATCGTAAATACCCGCGAGGTGCAAAACTGCGGCAAAATTTACTACGAGAGCAAACGCACGAAAAATTTCTCAAACGAATGGATAGAAAAATTTAAGGCCGATATGCGCGCATCGGGCGCTGACGTCGGGGTGCTAGTTAGCGAGGCGCGGCCGCGGGAGCTAGAGCGCATGGGGCTGGTGGATGGCGTATGGGTGTGCAACTACGAGGAGTTTAAGGCGCTTTGTTTCGTGCTAAGGCAGGGCGTCGTGGAGCTAAATTTCGCTAGGAACTCCGCGCAAAATCGCTCAAACAAGATGGAGATGCTCTACTCGTATCTGGTTAGCAACGAGTTTAAGATGCGCATCGAGGCTATCGTGGAGGGTTTTTCTGCGATGAGCGAGGAGCTGGAGCGCGAGAAAAACGCGATGAAACGCATCTGGAAGAGCCGAGAAAAACAGATCGAAAAGGTGCGCGACAACGCGATCGAGATGTTTGGCTCGATAAAGGGGATCGCTGGAAATGCGATAGGGGAGATAAAGACGCTGGAGCTCGGGTTTGATGCGGGCGAGGAGGAGTAA
- a CDS encoding IS1595 family transposase: protein MILSMKNKYIVRFRISEKKFREILKYFTEDIEATKIANLTGISRISINKILKNIRILMASECEKISKFSGEIEIDESYFGSKRVRGKRGRGAANKTPVFGMLKRDGKVYTQIVKNCSASELIPILSQYSELDSSTIYSDCWKAYDGLVDYGAKAHYRVKHSKNEFANGKNHINGIENFWGYAKHRLSKFKGIKKENFLLHLKECEFRYNNSKDTKTFYHILLKMIRENPLNLS from the coding sequence ATGATCCTGTCGATGAAAAATAAGTATATAGTCCGTTTCCGAATTTCAGAGAAGAAATTTAGAGAAATTCTCAAGTATTTTACAGAGGATATAGAGGCTACTAAAATAGCAAATTTAACCGGGATTTCTAGAATTTCCATCAACAAAATTCTAAAAAATATCAGAATTTTAATGGCTAGCGAGTGTGAAAAAATTAGCAAGTTTAGCGGTGAGATAGAGATTGACGAAAGCTACTTCGGATCTAAAAGAGTAAGAGGTAAGAGAGGTAGAGGAGCAGCAAATAAAACTCCAGTGTTCGGTATGCTTAAAAGAGACGGCAAAGTTTATACTCAAATAGTCAAAAACTGCTCTGCTAGTGAGTTAATACCTATATTATCGCAATATAGCGAGCTTGATAGCTCTACTATATATTCTGATTGCTGGAAGGCTTATGATGGATTAGTGGATTACGGAGCCAAAGCTCATTATAGAGTAAAACATTCAAAGAATGAATTTGCTAACGGTAAAAATCATATAAACGGTATAGAAAACTTCTGGGGATATGCTAAACACAGATTATCTAAATTTAAAGGCATTAAGAAAGAGAATTTCTTGCTTCATTTAAAGGAATGCGAATTTAGATATAATAACAGTAAAGATACAAAAACTTTCTATCATATTTTACTAAAGATGATAAGAGAAAATCCGCTTAACTTATCTTGA
- a CDS encoding SseB family protein, whose product MNENLNDFIDAFLLDSSKQSEKALIAALKKAEFLAPVLINQVLAKPGGGAVYEEEGSNIKFVLLEDEESGLSYFPAFSSRAEMMKWRNDAEQEAINLRLKDYAAMLDSAEGKYAGVVIDAFSHSLILDLAKLKAMCAE is encoded by the coding sequence ATGAACGAAAATTTAAACGATTTCATAGATGCGTTTTTGTTAGACAGCAGCAAGCAGAGCGAAAAGGCGCTAATCGCAGCGCTAAAAAAGGCCGAGTTTTTGGCGCCGGTGCTCATAAATCAAGTTCTCGCAAAGCCCGGCGGCGGCGCAGTCTATGAAGAAGAGGGCTCAAATATCAAATTCGTCCTGCTAGAAGACGAGGAGAGCGGACTTAGCTATTTCCCGGCTTTTTCAAGCAGAGCCGAGATGATGAAGTGGCGAAACGACGCCGAGCAGGAGGCGATAAACTTGCGCCTAAAGGACTATGCCGCGATGCTAGATAGCGCCGAAGGCAAATACGCAGGCGTCGTGATAGACGCATTTTCGCATAGTTTGATTTTGGATTTGGCAAAGCTCAAAGCGATGTGCGCGGAGTGA
- a CDS encoding CbrC family protein, which yields MDKFREKYIALQKAFWDSDGGAASVAALYEFKDELEKCGEKEAKAVLVDAYELLGLKKSACELLGKICGPKDRKQLKKLGYLKQYAENGDADAIKRPKTASKATRANEKSKDLPHFRYHPNPFKTGVFKDDVSVICECCGQATDAYYCGSIYCVADVNYLCPHCIASGAAAAKFDAGFIQDADPLPPGAADAQGKTEELFKRTPGYFSWQGERWLVCCDDYCEFLGDVGTKELQEMGIAEEVFTEYALRGEFAVEDAQGYLVAGGDMAGYLFRCTRCGKYKIQVDAS from the coding sequence ATGGATAAATTTAGAGAAAAATATATCGCGCTTCAAAAGGCATTTTGGGATTCTGACGGCGGAGCGGCGAGCGTTGCGGCGCTGTATGAGTTCAAAGACGAGCTCGAAAAATGCGGCGAAAAAGAGGCAAAAGCCGTGCTGGTGGACGCTTACGAGCTACTAGGGCTTAAAAAGAGTGCCTGCGAGCTACTCGGCAAAATTTGCGGTCCGAAAGACAGAAAGCAGCTCAAAAAGCTCGGCTATCTGAAGCAGTATGCGGAAAACGGTGACGCGGACGCGATAAAGCGCCCTAAAACCGCAAGCAAAGCGACGCGTGCGAACGAAAAATCAAAAGACCTGCCTCATTTTCGCTACCACCCGAATCCCTTTAAAACGGGCGTGTTTAAAGACGATGTAAGCGTGATTTGCGAGTGCTGCGGGCAAGCGACGGACGCGTATTATTGCGGTAGCATTTACTGCGTGGCGGACGTGAACTACCTTTGCCCGCACTGCATCGCTAGCGGTGCGGCTGCGGCGAAATTTGACGCCGGCTTCATCCAGGACGCAGATCCTCTGCCGCCGGGCGCTGCGGACGCTCAGGGCAAAACCGAGGAGCTTTTTAAAAGGACGCCCGGGTATTTTAGCTGGCAAGGAGAGCGTTGGCTTGTTTGCTGCGACGATTACTGCGAGTTTTTAGGCGACGTGGGCACGAAGGAGCTGCAGGAGATGGGTATTGCCGAAGAGGTCTTTACCGAATACGCCCTGCGCGGCGAATTTGCGGTAGAGGATGCGCAGGGTTACCTCGTCGCAGGCGGCGATATGGCGGGCTATCTGTTTCGCTGCACCCGCTGCGGTAAATATAAAATTCAGGTCGATGCGAGCTAA
- a CDS encoding GNAT family N-acetyltransferase, with amino-acid sequence MKIKIIQAKISDIDELMKWRMETLEHVFEPQNAENLQELFLANKKYYESSLANGSHIALFAQIGQNTVGCGDVCLYNEMPSPDNPNGKCAYLMNVYTKSSHRGQGVAAAVVKELISQAKMRKAGKIYLETSSLAKPLYLKLGFEDMGEYMILKRKDG; translated from the coding sequence ATGAAAATAAAAATAATACAAGCTAAAATTTCAGACATCGACGAGCTGATGAAATGGAGGATGGAGACGCTAGAGCACGTATTTGAGCCTCAAAATGCCGAAAATTTGCAAGAGCTGTTTTTAGCAAATAAAAAATATTACGAAAGCTCTCTCGCAAACGGCTCTCACATCGCGTTATTTGCGCAAATAGGGCAAAATACCGTCGGTTGCGGCGACGTTTGTCTGTATAACGAAATGCCCTCGCCCGATAACCCAAACGGCAAATGCGCTTATTTGATGAATGTATATACAAAAAGCTCCCACCGCGGACAAGGAGTCGCCGCGGCCGTAGTAAAAGAGCTGATATCGCAAGCAAAAATGCGCAAGGCGGGTAAAATTTACCTCGAAACCTCATCTTTGGCAAAACCGTTATACTTAAAACTCGGCTTTGAAGATATGGGCGAATATATGATTTTAAAGAGAAAAGATGGATAA
- a CDS encoding amino acid adenylation domain-containing protein, producing the protein MSQDTIYSVFKDRVLKAPNALAVFDERRSLSAKELAALAESIAAKIPYGAKRIGIVMEHGVQMIGAILAVLKRGCSYIPVEPFFPEERIEFMMKDAGADAVLADARHSQKVDKFNLIEINDDVAMLGTNDECEAAPDDVAYVLYTSGSTNLPKGIAVTNKNVCAYARAFKSEFNINEADTMLQHSVCSFDIFVEEVFASLLNGAALAIPSNQTKSDIGALMKFVRKNNVTIISGFPYLLLEINGLAKIPKCLRLLISGGDVLRAKYVDKLLNKIDVYNTYGPSETTVCASYYRCNDAPALKDGTFPIGKAILGTRIEILNKKMQPVKEGETGEICISGEGVSAGYVGDRKAENRAFIRRADGSVIYRSGDLGYVLPDGNLAFLRRKDTQVMIFGKRVETTEVENVLCRCSQIKKAVVKAYVDEKNLSYLVAYVVFKEPHTTLSTLKKEMERFLPGYMIPEFFIAMNDIKVNQNGKIDAKALPVVLKEGNLDAREE; encoded by the coding sequence GTGAGCCAAGATACTATTTACTCCGTTTTTAAAGATAGGGTTTTAAAAGCTCCTAACGCGCTAGCCGTTTTTGACGAAAGACGCTCCTTAAGCGCAAAGGAGTTGGCAGCTCTTGCCGAAAGCATCGCGGCGAAAATCCCGTATGGAGCAAAAAGAATAGGCATCGTAATGGAACACGGGGTGCAGATGATAGGAGCCATACTGGCCGTACTTAAAAGAGGCTGCTCATATATTCCCGTCGAGCCGTTTTTCCCCGAGGAGAGGATAGAATTTATGATGAAAGACGCGGGCGCGGACGCCGTACTCGCGGATGCCAGACACAGTCAAAAGGTAGATAAATTTAATCTTATCGAGATCAACGATGACGTAGCGATGCTCGGCACAAACGACGAATGCGAAGCCGCCCCGGACGACGTCGCCTACGTCTTATACACGTCCGGTTCGACAAATTTACCCAAAGGTATCGCCGTTACGAACAAAAACGTCTGCGCTTACGCAAGAGCGTTTAAGAGCGAATTTAACATAAACGAAGCGGACACGATGCTTCAGCATTCGGTCTGTTCGTTTGACATCTTCGTAGAGGAGGTTTTCGCCTCGCTCTTAAACGGCGCGGCACTGGCGATCCCTTCAAATCAAACCAAATCGGATATCGGCGCTTTGATGAAATTCGTCCGAAAAAACAACGTAACGATAATAAGCGGCTTCCCGTATCTTTTGCTGGAGATAAACGGGCTGGCTAAAATCCCAAAATGCCTAAGGCTGCTAATCAGCGGAGGCGACGTTTTGCGCGCTAAATACGTGGATAAACTGCTAAATAAAATAGACGTCTATAACACCTACGGCCCCTCGGAGACCACCGTATGCGCCTCCTACTACCGCTGTAACGACGCGCCTGCGCTAAAAGACGGCACTTTTCCTATCGGAAAGGCGATTTTAGGCACGCGCATAGAGATATTAAACAAAAAAATGCAGCCCGTAAAAGAAGGCGAAACGGGCGAAATTTGCATAAGCGGAGAAGGGGTATCAGCAGGATACGTGGGCGATAGAAAGGCTGAAAACAGGGCTTTTATTAGGCGCGCGGACGGCTCGGTTATATATAGAAGCGGCGATCTGGGATATGTCTTGCCTGACGGAAATTTAGCCTTTTTGCGCAGAAAAGACACGCAAGTGATGATATTTGGCAAACGCGTAGAAACTACCGAAGTGGAAAACGTTTTATGCCGCTGCTCGCAGATCAAAAAAGCCGTCGTAAAAGCCTACGTCGATGAGAAAAATTTATCGTATCTGGTGGCCTACGTCGTCTTTAAAGAGCCGCATACGACTTTATCTACGCTTAAAAAAGAGATGGAGAGATTTTTACCGGGCTATATGATACCCGAGTTTTTTATCGCTATGAACGACATAAAAGTAAATCAAAACGGCAAAATAGACGCCAAGGCTCTGCCCGTCGTTTTAAAAGAGGGAAATTTAGATGCGAGGGAAGAGTAA